GAGCTGTACTgggcagaggagggaaggaaaggggtccGGATGATGGACAGATGGAATCCATGGAGGACAGAAATGAGGTATATACCTGTGATGAGCATGGCGGAACACCTCACAGGTGTGTGAAGTCCAACTTGAGAAAAGCAGGAGCCATGTAAATGAGGCCTGGAGGCAGGGACCAGAAAGGTCCTGGGCAGAGCATGTGGAGCTGGTGAGAACTGGGTGGAACCTGAAGTGGAGGACGGCCTGGTACAGGGCAGAGAAGTTCATGGGAGATTAAGGGTGCTGTTAGACACCAGTCTGACCATGCTCAGCTACGGCTGTTTCCCACTATGTCCATAGGACAAGGCCTTTGACCACCCTGACTTGTCTCTAGTGTATGGCCCAGTAACAGAATGTGAACAGTCTGTTAGGCAAGGGTCTGGGTTTGAAGTGAGGCAGTGAACCCTGTCTCCTCAAGTGGCCCAGCTTCTGGGACTAGAACCCGCTTCTCGCAGTGGGCGTGTTCTTCCTTCACTTGCTTCTCCACGAATGCCCACTAGACGGCGCCCCTGCATTTCAATTTCTTGGGGGAATCTCGTCTGATCTGCCCCAGCTAATCCTGCTCCCTTCAATCCAAGACTCAGCGCGTCTGGGGCAAGTGGCTCCCAGATCTGGTCACTGCCACGGGGCAAGAAGGCTTTTCAGGTTTGTCCCTGATTTCTTGTCCAGCCGTGTTGGCCACTGACACTGGTGTAACTGTGTCCGGGGCTACTGTCATATGCACAACGTCACGTCCTGGCCTCAGAGTCCGGTGTCTGCCCCTCTCTTCACCCTCACTAAGGGAGGTCCTCGCCAGCAGGTATTGGGCTCTGGGACTCCGCCCCCTTATGACCTTTCCCACCAAGACGCCGCTTCTTGGCTGCACATTTTGGATTGAGCTGGGCAGCTCCGGCTCTTCTTGGTTGGCGGCGCGTGGGAGTAGAGGGGACGGTGAATTGTCAGCCCTAGTAGCAGAAAGACTTCCACCAGCTCAGCCTGAAGGAATCGAAGGGGCGGGCTCTCCTCGATCCTGGGCGGAACCTTTGAGGACAAGAAGGGGATTCCCCTGGTTGGGCCACGAGGGCAGGGGTCTTCCCAGGGCAGATCCATCCCCGCCCTGCGGCCAGCTTTGCTGTACATCGGAGGGGCAGGGCAGGATCTGGCTTTTCCTGCCGAGAAAGATGACGTTGCTTGGTGTTTGTTTCCAAGGAGTTGTCGTGGAAACGCGGCGGTGCTGCGACTGTTTGTCTGGGTCTTGTTGCCAGGCGGTGTCCGCTGCGTTGCCAGGTCGCGTCAGTGGCACCAGCTTCCGATGCACCCAAGATGGAGGAGAGAATAAGAAGCCTTTGTCTGGCATCCACCCTTATGGGAGAGTGCCCTGAGCTTTTCTATCTCCCAAATAAACAGCTAGACTCAGAGATGACTCTAGATGCCAACAGACCATCTCACTCCATTCCAAGTTCTGCCGAGTCCAGAACCTCACAAGGAGACGCAGCCCAGGCTGCTCTACACAGTTTAGTTGCAGGAGTTCCCCTGACGCGCCCTTCCACGCGACCACCACCCACCTATCTAGCCTTGCTGCACTCTCCAACCAGGCCTTCTGATCTCCTCTCTGTTTACCAGTATACTCAGTTGGACTTCTTTATGGGGTGCCCAGCCTATGGCTCCTTCTCCCCACATACCTTAATCTTTGATCATCTGGCCAACACCCTAGCATCCTCCCTCCTGCCTAGCCTTGCTTCTCCTGCATCGGCCCTGGGAACCCTTCTGCCCGAGTCTTCCTCAAGCAGATCCCATTTATCTCTAGATCTGACATGGTTGGCCCTGCTCACTGGCTGCTGGCTGAAGCCTGTGGGCAGGGTATCAAAAGGATCACCATGTGCTAGTGCTCTGGCTATTGAGCGGGTACAGTTCGGGCTGGCCGGAGCCCAGGGTGCCAGGTGTGGGCAGCCCTTTTTCCCAGGCCAGACTGACTGCGGGGGTGGGCTCCAGGCCATCAGCTGCTGGTTTGGAGAGACTGGAATTCCAGGCGGTTCTTCCTGGGCTTTGGTTCCAGGAAGCAGACACTGGGCACAGGGCAGGCCTCAGGGAAGGCAGGGGGCAGGGTACCCCATCTGACCAGATAATAGGTCCCCGGTAGAGAATGCAGTCTTACTGAGAGAAGGGTGGCTAAGGACCCTGTTTCCACTGTCTATGGCTCCCTTCCTGGCTATGATGTGTACTTCTGGAAAAGGAGGAATCTAATTGCTGTCCGCCTAAGCCTGAGGCATAAGGCCTGAAGGGTGGAGGAACCTGTCTGTGAAGCAATGTTCAATGCCTTCTGACTGTGGTCAACCATCCCTGCAGACCTACCCTAAGGCCAGATCTTGTgccagacgggggggggggggggtccctggaGACAAGCTGCTGAAAATAGGCCCTGGGAACTTGTAAATGTCTTCCACTGGTctgaggggggaggagggggaggaggaggaggaggagggtgggccCTAAGGAGgcctgtgctgtgtgtgtctgggCTCAGCATGTTCTCTAACGTGTGTATGGCAGCATATGTACCTGAGAGAGAGCAGAGGACATAGGGCAGGCTCAGATGACCTCCACCCCTTAGATGGACATCTCCACACGTGACCACACCCTCAGCCAGGTACCAGGAGAGCTAGTAGATAAAGGTCGTTTTTGCAACACTGCAGAGGCCCTCCCTTCCCTGAGCGGCTGAGTTTTCCTAGTGGGAGTGGGTTCTGAGATTCCTCAGTGGTCATCAGCCCTACCTACCTTCTCTGGCTGGCCTCGGGGTGTGGCTCCCCAGCCAGTGGAGGGCGCATGGGTGTGTACAGAGAAGGCTTGAGCAGATAGATCATGGTTCTgtggcctcccctcccccatagtCTCTATGCTGTCCTGGCACAAGCAGTGGAGAGATCACCGTGTGCCCTTTGAGTGCTTGTGCAGAGCACAGCAGGCCTTCACTTAGCCCAGGAGTCCTGGTCAGTCGTCCTCCTCCAGGGATAGCCTGGGATAAGAGAGGCAGGTGAGAGTGTAGGGTTGGTCCTCAGGAAGGCTGGCCGGGCTTTGACACCAGCTGTGCCTCGCCTGAGAGGGCTAAGGCTAGAGGTCTGACTAGAGGCGCAGTAGCAGCAGCGGGCTGGCGGGCGGGCGGGGCATTTGCAGGCACTATGGAAGCTTCGGAAGAGTTtcttccccaacccccaaccccagccgACTGCCCGccctgttgttgttcttgttattttttgagtcagtctcatttagcccaggctgaccttaaataatctatgtagctca
The nucleotide sequence above comes from Mus musculus strain C57BL/6J chromosome 12, GRCm38.p6 C57BL/6J. Encoded proteins:
- the Gm30599 gene encoding uncharacterized protein Gm30599, giving the protein MHNVTSWPQSPVSAPLFTLTKGGPRQQELSWKRGGAATVCLGLVARRCPLRCQVASVAPASDAPKMEERIRSLCLASTLMGECPELFYLPNKQLDSEMTLDANRPSHSIPSSAESRTSQGDAAQAALHSLVAGVPLTRPSTRPPPTYLALLHSPTRPSDLLSVYQYTQLDFFMGCPAYGSFSPHTLIFDHLANTLASSLLPSLASPASALGTLLPESSSSRSHLSLDLTWLALLTGCWLKPVGRVSKGSPCASALAIERVQFGLAGAQGARCGQPFFPGQTDCGGGLQAISCWFGETGIPGGSSWALVPGSRHWAQGRPQGRQGAGYPI